Sequence from the Erythrolamprus reginae isolate rEryReg1 chromosome 2, rEryReg1.hap1, whole genome shotgun sequence genome:
TGAAACTATTTGACAAACATTTATTCTGTGTGTTTTGCTTCCGCCTATAATATTCAGCAACCAAGCCTCAGCTGCATTATTGGTGGAAGCGTTCCACAGTTCAAGCCTATTTATCTTACACACTCTCCAAATCAATAAATGAACAATAAATTTGTTTTTCTCACACTCCGCAGAGCGTGTTGGAAAATGATGATCATTCATGaggctttcttctttctcctcctaacAGTTGCCTTTTGTAAAGCACTCCTACAAAACTCCCCAGGGGCACCCTCTGCATCCTCCTGGGGAACATTTTGCAGGAGGACGGAGAAAACCTCACAAATGGCCAGCAGCTTCCACCACGCACTGCAGAGTGTGCACCAGACGTGCCCCTGGAGGGTACTTTTGCGGGAGGAAGAAGGCAGCCCAACAGCAACCAGCAGCTTTCAATGTACGCTGAGGAACGTGCATCAGAAATGCCCACACGCTCCTCCTTCAAAGACAGCAAAGGCAGTGAGGCCCTATCAGCCACCATAGCTGGACACAAGGTCAGTGTGGGCAGCTGGGAAAGGTGGCAATTGTACAAATGAACACTTGCTGAGGTTTGCTGGGGCTTCCTGAGCACTGCAGCTTAGTGCCATCTTGTTGCTGGGGCAGGCAAGGGTTGCAGAAGCTCGCAGAAGGTTTGCATCAACCAAGAGGCAGAGATGGGTGTCAGAGAGGCAGCTTGGAGGAGCTGGAGGCAGTCCCTTATCTTACTTAAGCTTGAGGCTGGGAAGATCCAAGCCCAGAATGGTTTGGATTGGGATGGGCACTCACTTAGCAACCCATGATTCTTGGTTAGCAACGGCAACAATCACTAATTGATGCAGCCCCATGCTGTCTCACTTTATGACATTGCTTAGCAGCAGCAAGTCCAGTCCcatttatggttgtaagtcaaggactacctagacTGGGCAAAACAACTGGGAGAAAATCCAATAAGAATACGCTTTCTCTCCAAGATCACCTCAGTTATAGCAAGTTGCCATTCAACTCAAGCTCAGGTTGGGTAAGTCTGATGCACAAAGGAAGCAGACATGGGCTGTTTTTCAACCATTTAAAGAGGAAAAATTGGAATCATCACTGAAAGATTATGCCCAGGAAACCTGTAAGCATTAACAGCAGGCAAGTGACTCATGTTTATCTCTACCAGGATGTGACTCTCATTGAATCTAAAAATCCTACCATCTAAATGCAAGTAACCTTGCAGCTTTTTTCCAAAATAGAAAAGTTTTCatcaacagaagaagaagaaaattatcATCCTCGGTCGCTTCCCACCTCCAGAGCCAAAATCTGCTCTGGATTACTGTGGCAAGTTTGAAACAGATAAAGCATGCTGCACAAACAGAAGTCCACTCATACATTAtaaaattgcatttatttatttatttatttatttatttattagatttgtatgccacccctctccgaagacttgggacggctaacaacaataaaaagacaatgtaaacaaatctaatattaaacataatctaaaaacccccaatttaaagaaccactcatacatacaagcataccatgtataaattctataagcctagggggaagtgaaatttcaattcccccatgcctgacgacagaggtgggttttaaggagcttgcgaaaggcaacgagggtgggggcaactctaatatctggggggagctggttccagagggtcggggccgccacagagaaggctcttctcctgggtcccgccaaaagacattgcttagtcgacgggacctggagaaggccaactttgtgggacctaaccggttgctgggattcatgcggcagaaggcggtcccggagatattcattGCGACGTCCTTAGCTTACAGAACCTTAAGAAACAATTCTATATAGCCCAAAGATAGTTAGCTAAAACTAAAACTAGACAAATTATTTGAGGATTTCCTTGATTACTATGTTGCATTAATTATTAAGTCTTGTATTACCAGATGTCCAGATCTGTTGCATTCTTATTAATCCGGGCCATACTGACTGGGATAGTTATTCTGGAAGGATTATTCTGCATGCCTTACAATCTGTCTTTAGGCAGCATTTGGAGGCTCAAACACTAACAGAAGTTTAAATATTATCATAAGCCATTTGCTTACCTCcatttttaaactgtttatttccttcttcttttaatgttgtgctttcatttcttcttttctacAAGAGAAATGTTCGAATTAATTCAATAATGTTTGATAGCAGTGTCTGAAATTAAAATCAGTTTTCCATCACATATAGCAAACATCTCCAAGTTTTTTACTAATATTTTACCTCCCTGGTTTtatggttattttttaaaaagcataggaAGAAAACTTCAAAAATTGAGATAGACTCTCCGAAGCGGTACTACCAGATTTCACTCCTTAAAATTCTGGAAATGAATAATTTTCTCGTAATACCTAAAGTCAAACTATAAccatactatttttttaaaaaaattaagaaggaACTGGTATCTAATAATACAAATTGTCCAGACACAATTCAGGCTAGTTCCCAAGCCTGCAGATAGATAATTTTGTAGAGAGTCGATACTACTGCTCATATGACAAGCACTTTTATTTTGTAAgactttataaatatttataaataagacTTTATAAGCAGCAATAAACagtaaaaataacaaaagaatcaaaaccataaaataaaaactatgGTGCCCTTGGCTAGCTCATTTAAGCCCTTAAAGCCCCCAGGCAGTGGGCCAGCACTGAGATAGTGTTGCTTGGCTAACCAGGGGTAGAAATGTGTAACTGAATATCATTGGCATATTAATACTGCATaaacttttatgtacactgagagcatatgcattaaagaataattccttgtgtgtccaattacacttcaATTCCATTTCAATTCAAAGCAATACAATCACAATCCCTATTTCTATTGGAttatctctttcatctctctcatGTAGAAAACTAAAAAGAATGGGTAACAGACACAAGCCCTAGGACATCCTATCCTGTGGTTTTAGTATCGCAACTCCAGCCCTTAACCCCAAAATCTAGCCACAACCTAAAATATGACTTTATACATATACACGAAGAGTTTTTAAAAACAACTGTTCGTTTTTCTATCTCACTTTTAGCTCTCTGAATTAGAGTCAATCAACGTTTGTAGAAAAACAAGTGTTAGTATCCCACCCATAGAGAATCCTTAACTTTGGTATGTCCCAATCTATTGGAGGATAGCTCCGCCCACTGAAGAAGGGGCGTTGGTATACATTGATACGCCCTTTCTCATGGGCGGAGCTATCCTCCAAGGCCCACTCTGATCTAGGGCAAGCCGTGGCACACGGTTTTCGGACTATAAGTCTAGAGTTAGCACGCAGAATCGTTACTTCCCTCATCAAAGAGGGGTTGGTCTTGGGGGTCTTCCCTTTTAAGTAATTGATTCAGTCCTATCACATCACAAGACCGTCACAATAGTCtgtctctgttaagaagtgctattgctaacatgttgtaagccgccctgagtctaaggagaagggcggcataaaaattgaataaataaataaataaaatatttgctacCACGTACTTTTCAGTGTCCAACGCTTGATAAAAAGTACATGAATAATTTATGAAACTACCACTTAATCAATAGCTGGACTGGAAAAGATGTTTGAAGACTGGAAGTTGTACAGTCCCCAGAGTATGTAGCTTTCTCAGCTTTTCACAAAACCTAGCTTCTCaattctccctttcccttcctaatCCCTTCTCTCTTCACAGCTTAGTTCTAATTAAACTAAACACACTCTCTACCCCAATTTCcctctagtacagtgtttttcaaccagtgtgccgtggcacactagtgtgccgcgagacatggtcaggtgtgccgcaaagctcagagagagaaagagaacaagagaaagaaagagaaagaaagagcaagagagagagaaagaaaacaagagagaaaggaagcaagagagagaaagaaagcaagagagaaagaaagaaaacaagagaaagagaacaagagagaaagaaagcaagagaaagagagagagagaaagacatagagggaagtagggaggaagagagaaagagcaaaaaagaggaaagaaggaagagagaaagaaagagggatggagagagataaaaaagagggagagaaagagggagaaatagagcgaaagggaggaagagagataatttttttgtccaaactttttttagccccctcccccccccccccccgccccttaatgtgccccatggttttgtaaatgtaaaaaatgtgccgaggctcaaaaaaggttgaaaatcactgctctagtacaCAGTCGTCCCATGGTCCTTTTCTGCTTACATCCATGATTGCTTGACTTCAGTCCTTCATAATTTTGGCTCTGTCTCAAATCTGTTTCCTTGATCGCGTGTTATGACATCACAAGAACTCAAGTGGTTTCAAGGCAACAGTCTATCCTGTACCATGGAGGTAAGCAATAGATACCTCGGGTCCTGTTTTAATAGAGCACAGCTAAGATAACCCACATCTAACACTGCAATCAAAATATTGATAATCATCTGTAACATCAAATAGTTTGGCTggctttaattttaataattggaCTGCCTCAAACACATTCAATTGTATTGAATTCCCACATTTCTGCATTTGAATTTCCAAGTACGTTAATATTAATGCACTTTAATATTAATGTACTTGACGAGGGGAGGGGAGCCGCCCACCCACCAGCCGCTACCGCTTAGTGTAGCTCAGGGTCTTGTGGAAAGGCACTGCggggaaaattgggggggggaggggtttgCACAGCCAGACCAAAAACCCCAGAACCCCCACaaggcttgctttcagaagttgggGCAGCTTCCTCATCAAAGCCTTCCAACTTGGCTTGCTTGtatcaagtttctggcactgagcAGCAgccaaagaaagagaaaaaatctgGTTTACAATTTCATCCTCATCACGAGCAGCGCTGGTGCCAGTCCTCTCCTTCGGGGAGAACAAGCTCTTCAatcaagacggagtagctgtatTACTGCTTCCTAAAGACTATATCGACTGTCTATCcttggctggggggaggggggaattgtccccctcagaacaggtccacaatttgggtgtccccctagaccagtggttctcaacctgtggatcaggacccctttgggggtcgaatgattgtttcacaggggttgcctaagaccatgggaaaggacaaatttccattggtgttaggaactaaaacttctattctggcgccttggaacatatttttacaatccgaccaatcagatgtttacagtgagggtgtccctctgatctttctgccaatcagcttaaagctctgttgggagaattgccgCTACACTTATGGTTGcgtggtcaccacaacatgaggaactgtattaaggggcctgAATGATATGTAGGTATTTGTTTTTTtactgattttaaaaatcttttattatgttttaaaatgtattttctatatcctgttgtaagacgcccagagtccttcaggagttgggcagcatagaaatacaataaagtaaagtaaattaaattaacagAATGTTGCAAACTATATCGATAATGCAAGCTGTATCTACTGTATGTTTCCTTTTAGAAGCTTAATAACTAAATATTTAATTCCACCCCCAAACAATACAGTATCCAATTAATGAAAATTAAGCTAAAAGTTCATATTGAGAGGGTCAAAATTTAAGAGTCAATGAATTATTCAAAGAGTAAAAAAATGGAGTTTTGTTCAGTAATACGGTACTATGCATGCCACCCCCCCCATTTTTGATATTCAAAAttaatacaaactgaataaatcccataataatcttctatttcaAACCCCCTAGACTACGATTCATATCATTCCCACATAGCATAGCTAACACATCTAGAAGGAAGAAAGATGGGGATTATCAGTTCAGGAAATAGCAGATTCAACAGTCAGGTTACATTTGTGTAGTTTCTCGGTAAGTAATCAAAAAGATAAGACACAACAAATCtctataagattttttttttaattgtatacaTATTTCATCTGTGCCTTTAGCCTCTTCAGATATACGTTAACTTGTAAGCTGACTTGGAAAGCTTAAATGGAAAATTCCAAGCTTCGGTACATCTTTTGCTGAATCACACATCCTTTTTCCTCACATGGAAAATTAGGTTCTGCACACAAGTAGTTCATTTCTATCTGCAGGCAGGAACTTTAAACAATGCATCTATGCTTTGATTCTTTTTAGAAACTAGAGTCCATCAAACAAAAACAATCTATCAGCATGGGAATTTAAAGCTGTAGGGCAAAAATATTGCTGCTTCTGTTAAATGAGAAACATACTGTAACAAAAtgcttaaatatttatattcctAAAGCTGAACAAAGCTTTTAAAAACCCTGAATCTAGAAAATTAAGCTCCAAACATATGATATTGCTTGAAAGTATCATGGTTAGCACTTCTTGTTAATCAAGCTATTCTCACTTCAAGAGCAGTCCTCTTTACAATGGGACAATACAATGAAACCAACCACAGCTACAATTTCCTCCAGCTCATTTTTAAAAGTCCATGAGAGTTGGATTTTTTACACtcaaaatccaagaaaaacaaaGACTGCATCCAGCTCTTTGGAAGATGCACACACCGCCCATTTCAGATTTAGAGAATGACAAGCAAAATGTAATGTATGGAACTGAAACAGAAGGAAAGCAAAACTAATCAAGATTGTGATAAGGAAAAAACCATGACACAGGACACTTAAACTTATGAGAAAATAATGAAATAGCTTGCATAACAGGATCAGAAAAACATATTAGGTACTGTATGAACCAGGAAAGGACAGGAGACAACATAGTGCTGGTCCAGTATTTATTCCCAAAATGccacatattaaaatatttactaacAGACTACAACTTTAATGGCTTTGCAAATTAACTAGGAAGCAGATTCCATGCAGTTCTGTGGGAATACTTCTGAATAAATATGAAGATAGGCTGCAAGCACTAATAGGAACtcattttgaaagaaaatttgGACTGAACAAGGAATGTTTAACAGCCTGCATATTAGCATTCCAAATAGAAACACAGAATTTTTTTTGTTGCAAACTGCAGTTATTTccaagcaaaaatatatttatttatttatttatttgatttgtatgccgcctctctccacagaCTATGTAAAAGTCACAGTAATAGTAAACAGCTAtttactatatatttttttaaaaaacatttgaatCTTTATAAAACatacctctttttcttcctctgacATGTTTTTTTCCAGTTCCAGCAATTCTTTTTCATCTAGATCCACCTCATTTTCTAAAGAATCTGTTTCGCTGTTGTGATTCTCTTCCACCACTCTTGATTCAAGAGAGTCTTTGCAGTCATGGAAGAGATCATCATCCTCTCTACCAGAGTCAGACAACTGACTTACACCTTCTTTAACGTCTCTGGGGATATATGCACGTTGTGCAGGGCTGCTCTGTTTTTCGGAGAGATTCAAATCCTCAATCAATTTTTCAGGAGCAACAGCATCTTCAGACTCCATGCTGAACCTGCAATGCATGACAAAGAAATTACAACAGGCTGTAGTTTTTTCAGTATCCTTAAAGAaagacagaatttctttttaaaaaaaatagagatggAGAATTTTGTAAAAACTGATATTCGTGCCTAAAAATATATTTACCATCTGTTTTTGTTTCATCTAGTTCTAGAAAACCCTATAAGAATATTTACCTATTTCAAGGCATAATTTGAGGACAggtgaaatgataaaatgatctATACATATTTCAATATTGAAAAAAAGTATAATTATATTACTTGTGGCTCTATTATTACTCAATATCAATTGGCAAAATGTTAATCAAAGAACAAATTAACTCAGTTTTACCTCTGTGTACCTTATGGGAAATTATCACCAACTGCAACTATTTTCAAGAAAAGTATTAAATTATATAGTTTTATTTTCAACACACTGGATCACACCTATCCCCATTTAGCAAAGCCTATGCAATCACAACTATACTGTAATTAAGTACATTATTAAATTACATGGTGCAAAATCAGAAAATAGATAATTCTGGAGATCATGCTTTAATTAATCACTGCCAAGCAAGTTGATTTCAGTCAGATCATGGCTGGATCAACCCACTGCTCTAAATGCCATTAGTTTTCTGCTGTCTCGTGCAAGACCTTTTCAACCATGTTCTTTAATGTATAGTATTGGAGGGATACCAGGGATTTTAAAATGTCGCAGTTTTATCATTTAAAGAGTGGCCTTCActaatgaattatttatttaacatattcCGTCCAAGGTTTCCCTGCCCCAAAGAGTTTAACCCCAATTTAGCCCCTGTGCCTTCCAGCcccctctcctaatgtttctctcttactagcatcatgtacataaacattattatatctttgtataccaccaataggtacttgaaaAAACAAATCAATATGCTGCTCTCTCATCTGAAtccgtaataaataaatatgcaactgTCTCATCTGATTCCAGTAATGTCCATTTCTAAGTAACAAGCTCGACCTAAAGTGCACAGAATGGGCATCAGAAATGCAGCACCTTTGCCAGCTGATCCAACCTCTCTTAAccgaaatataaaaacaaaaaccaaacccCCCATGTGACTTGAAAAACCAACCCTCTAGTCCTGTTTTTCATAGTGCAACTCGATGCACAGAATATTAAATGTCCTGGACATTCTCAAAAGGGgaaccctcccctcctccccctgcaTTTCCCAATGCCAGTCTGGAAGGAAAGTACGATCCCTAAAAACATCGAAATATCTGGCAAGCTGCTCTGGGTCACAGGCTTTTCCAAACCAGACTGGGACACACCACcgccctatccctatccctctaCCAGGTCTCTTAACTTTTTCCCTCCGCGGTAGCTCCAACCCCACGCCCACAAAGCAGGCCGCTCAACCTCCAATACCCACCTACACCCCCTCCCGCTCGCCCCGCCGACCTGACTTCTTTCGAACTTCTTCCGGCAACTTGGTCTCCCGCAAACACGCCACTTCCGTTTTCCGGCCCAAGCCAATGAGTACGAAAATAGCCGGGCGGCGCCGAAGGCTCCAAGTCAAGCATCTCGGGACCAAGAAGACAATGGTGACGTTCCATGCCAATCATGGGAAGGACCAATGGCTGCAGACGAGGCGGGATGTTAGAAACGAGCGGAAAGCAAAggctttcctattttttttttgtactgTAGTTGGAGTGCTTTTATGCTGGTTTGTTTATGTGGTTGCAGTCTATATTAAGCTTAATGAGGCAGCCAATGGATCGATAAGTAACTTGACCtcactgattcctaagaggtcagtaaaggggtgtgcgtaagtgcaccagcgtgcctaccgtctctACCCTAAgtttctcttattagtaccaatattatGTATAtgaacagtgttatttctttgtataatatcaatacgtacttggcaaaataaatagtaaataagaaATGGTCATTATTACGATGACTGCTAAGCCACAAAaatacactgagatcatatgcaccaaagacaaattccttgtgtgcccaatcacacttggccaataaaggaacAAAAGTAAAAAGGAAAGGTAAACAGTAATGGAAGAAATAAGATTgctttcaataaatataaatggcttTAATGCTACAAAAAAAGGAATAAAGTTTATCATAAATTAATGAAGCAAAATCTTGACATAATTTGTATTCAAGAAACACATTAAAAAAGGACAACAATTATTAGAGAATTCAAAATTGGGTAATTTATATGCAACACTGGCACcagtaaaaaggggggggggttgcagttTATATTAAGCCATGGttaaattcaaaattataattgggttaaccaaaaaaatatttaaaattctaaatattcatattacattcaaatatattattctttagcaatcttgttactctttattattcctttttaaaaatattggacgTAAGTGTGAAATTGACACGGCTAAGATTCTTATaaatgaatatagaaaataatagaaagctGTAGTTGCAATGCCAACAAGTAGGTTGACaaatttatgtttgttttgtttttgtctttagtTTTTGTTCTGTACTGTATTTGTTCTGTtctctttttaatgttaataattaataaagattttttttaaaaagaaaattaatcaGCTAGAAATTTTAAAACGCATAAATAAAGTTGTGTCTtaaggaagtaaaaaagaattgtattcttttttattctattctattgtattctattctgaaGTGAGAGACTGagattacttttttttttgttctcttttttttatttccctgaaGTTTCCTCTACTGGATTTTGTACTTCTGATCCTATGCAGAGTGTTTTTCTCCCTGCAATCATCTGCTTGTAGAATCTTCACAATCCGTCTTCTCTTACCTTTTTTAGCTGCTTCAGCTGACTGCAattccagcagtttgattctcactggcgcaaggttgactcagccttccgagatcggtaaaatgaggatccagattttggggggcaataggctaactctgtaaaccgcttagagagggctgtaaaagcactgtaaagcggtatataaagcTAAGTGCTGTTACTAATTGGCTGAGAATAATTCTGTTGGAATTATTTCCGGCTACTTTGCATGTAGATCTACTTTTTTACTTTAAGAATAGCTTCACTAGTGGTACTCAGATAAAACAACAGTCTGTGCACTGTCCACATCAAACATTTGATGGGTTAGGGtggcggggtggcgcagtgggtagagtgcagtactgcaggccactgaagctgactgtatgtAGATctctaggtcagcagttcaaatctcatcaccggctcaaggttgactcagccttccatccttccaaggtgggtaaaatgaggacctggattatgggggcaacatgctgattctgttaaaaagtgctattgctaacacatgttgtaagcctccctgagtctaaggagaagagcggcataaaaatagaataaataaataaatatttgggtgTGTTGCACCACCTGATTGAAAAGCAAGTTTAATATAAGGAATGTTTTTACAAGGCCACTCAGAGTCTTCCTCTCATAGGTCAGCCCTAATTTATCAGGTCAAAGCAGGTGGCTGCACTTAGTTGACTTTGGCTAATCAGGATCAACTCTGGCTACTGTTTAGATGAGAGACCATCAGAAAATCTCAGTGCTATAGCTTTgggaactttaaaaataattctgaaaGAAGGTGGCAGCGAATGATTTTTACTTTGTTGCCAAGCAGACTGATAGATGTCCCTGTGAAGTCGTCAGccttaataatattttatactttcTCAATGAACGTGGCCCCCCATGCACACACCTGTGAGAGGAGGGAAACTGGGGTTTGCTTATA
This genomic interval carries:
- the TTC1 gene encoding tetratricopeptide repeat protein 1 isoform X1 encodes the protein MIGMERHHCLLGPEMLDLEPSAPPGYFRTHWLGPENGSGVFAGDQVAGRSSKEVRFSMESEDAVAPEKLIEDLNLSEKQSSPAQRAYIPRDVKEGVSQLSDSGREDDDLFHDCKDSLESRVVEENHNSETDSLENEVDLDEKELLELEKNMSEEEKEKRRNESTTLKEEGNKQFKNGEYKEAEDSYAKALQVCPASYDTDRSILYSNRAAARMKQDKKEMAITDCNKALELNPNYIKALLRRAELYEKTEKLDEALEDYKNLLEKDPSVYQAREACMRLPKEIEARNEKLKTEMLGKLKDLGNLVLRPFGLSTENFQMKQDSSTGSYSINFVQNPNNNNR